A part of Maridesulfovibrio hydrothermalis AM13 = DSM 14728 genomic DNA contains:
- a CDS encoding right-handed parallel beta-helix repeat-containing protein — protein sequence MTGNNKIFVFISLLLAVFILNGCLGSKTPQAVQYTEEDAIPYKIAVLPAEYIVHAENSTVHKSILVMDEDSKFVADITRSAITNQLAGKGFMPLQKDVVDNILAGLGRDEGWRAMSDADICKALHADGIVKINISSADMIKAVAFDLFQLDAEVTMVNAEGTLVGKWSDSASKRRVSVPTGIFALAGTIVEEVFSDPIRRQMRMVVYDWAWNMAQMLPDCPKGPKLPEVISVDTNVDNRLFGVGRRITVRVDAEPGLKCSFDIGEFKKTIPLPQTGQGVYEGFYVVREGDKGVNESLMVRMRKANGVERLWVESASLITLDGTLPPRPESVESRAGRDGVVLTWKVPPAGDLEEFIVEKADDSVGDFEVIARAKETSFTDSEVLQGATVFYRVRTVDKAGNLSPVNGVIKVVVPQFDERELFGELFGVLVKGNYLVAVPVVVPEGAKFTIQPGTRIRFEHGARIDVLGEFESLGEISSPVRFESDGTEGLKVLAGAKAVISQCEFSGFSKAYTAVGGYSEIRSSRFSGGKYAVLVDSTGNYDFKGLRISGVHTGLILGAGNGTLLRSSISNCTVGLEFRGGSAEIKDNNIFDNYTNILSPAKLVIADNYLGTASVDSLKVKGDVLVKSILDAPYPHGRKIILIDDTPITPELLEERFTLLKGQGIKAFHNQHYGDAYQLLNQAIRLKDDRDIYLYLSYTLLALSDDLALTEVLSEGISKYPYDVRLHQLCIRNLLNKGEIRQARQVLEKALVLSPADSNLLYMKDYLDQLTAKSEPSERVRSQGNATAVPSTEKLQKPNEVETESKVKSEAENKIDEKDFPKSLNTESSGEALKVE from the coding sequence ATGACTGGAAATAATAAAATATTTGTATTTATTTCATTGCTGCTTGCGGTGTTTATTCTAAATGGTTGTCTGGGCAGCAAGACTCCGCAGGCCGTGCAGTATACCGAGGAGGATGCAATTCCTTATAAAATTGCTGTTCTTCCTGCTGAGTATATTGTGCATGCGGAAAATTCCACCGTTCACAAGTCCATTCTGGTCATGGATGAGGATAGTAAATTTGTTGCCGATATTACTCGCAGTGCCATAACCAACCAGCTTGCAGGTAAAGGTTTCATGCCTCTGCAAAAGGATGTTGTGGATAACATCCTTGCGGGGCTCGGACGGGATGAAGGCTGGCGGGCTATGAGTGACGCCGATATATGCAAGGCGTTGCATGCAGATGGTATTGTAAAGATTAATATTTCCAGTGCTGATATGATTAAGGCTGTAGCTTTCGACCTTTTCCAGCTTGATGCTGAAGTGACGATGGTCAATGCCGAAGGTACTCTGGTCGGAAAATGGAGTGACAGTGCTTCTAAGCGCAGAGTTTCAGTGCCGACGGGAATTTTTGCTCTTGCCGGAACCATCGTGGAAGAAGTCTTCTCTGATCCTATCAGGCGGCAGATGCGTATGGTTGTTTATGACTGGGCATGGAATATGGCTCAGATGCTGCCCGATTGCCCCAAAGGACCGAAACTGCCGGAGGTTATCTCAGTTGATACAAATGTTGATAACAGGCTTTTCGGTGTCGGGCGACGGATCACCGTACGTGTTGACGCAGAACCCGGTTTGAAATGCTCTTTTGATATTGGCGAATTCAAAAAAACAATACCCCTTCCTCAGACTGGCCAAGGTGTTTACGAGGGATTTTATGTTGTACGCGAGGGAGATAAAGGCGTTAACGAGTCCCTTATGGTCCGTATGCGCAAGGCTAACGGAGTTGAGAGGCTCTGGGTTGAATCTGCTTCTCTTATCACTCTTGACGGTACTCTGCCTCCACGCCCTGAATCTGTTGAATCTCGCGCAGGGCGTGATGGAGTTGTACTGACATGGAAAGTTCCTCCGGCTGGTGACCTTGAGGAGTTTATCGTTGAAAAGGCTGATGATTCTGTCGGAGATTTTGAAGTTATTGCCCGCGCAAAGGAAACAAGTTTTACCGACTCAGAAGTGTTGCAGGGGGCAACGGTCTTTTATCGGGTGCGCACCGTGGATAAAGCCGGGAACCTTTCTCCCGTCAATGGTGTTATAAAGGTTGTAGTTCCACAGTTTGATGAGCGTGAACTGTTTGGTGAGCTTTTCGGGGTGTTGGTCAAGGGGAATTATCTGGTCGCGGTTCCTGTGGTCGTGCCGGAAGGGGCAAAGTTTACTATTCAACCGGGCACTAGAATCAGGTTTGAGCATGGCGCAAGAATTGATGTTTTGGGTGAATTTGAATCTCTTGGCGAAATAAGTTCACCGGTACGCTTTGAATCTGATGGAACCGAAGGTCTTAAGGTTCTGGCTGGTGCCAAGGCTGTGATTTCGCAGTGCGAATTTTCTGGTTTTTCAAAAGCTTATACTGCTGTTGGTGGATATAGTGAAATAAGGTCATCGCGTTTTTCCGGTGGGAAGTATGCTGTCCTTGTCGACAGTACCGGTAATTATGATTTTAAGGGGCTGCGTATCTCCGGTGTTCATACCGGTCTGATTCTTGGTGCGGGGAACGGGACTTTGCTGCGCTCAAGTATAAGCAACTGTACTGTCGGTCTGGAGTTCAGAGGCGGCAGTGCAGAAATCAAAGATAATAATATTTTTGACAATTACACAAATATACTTTCTCCGGCGAAGCTGGTTATTGCCGATAACTATCTGGGCACGGCTTCGGTGGACAGTCTAAAAGTGAAAGGTGATGTACTCGTAAAATCAATACTTGATGCACCGTATCCGCATGGGCGCAAAATCATTTTGATTGATGATACGCCTATCACACCTGAATTGCTGGAAGAAAGGTTCACTCTGCTTAAAGGGCAGGGGATCAAAGCCTTTCATAATCAGCACTACGGGGATGCGTATCAGTTGCTTAATCAGGCCATCAGATTAAAGGATGATCGGGATATTTATTTATATCTTTCATATACTTTGCTGGCGTTAAGTGATGATCTGGCTCTGACTGAGGTTTTAAGTGAAGGTATTTCTAAATACCCTTACGATGTCCGCCTTCATCAGCTTTGCATTCGTAATTTGCTTAATAAAGGTGAGATAAGGCAAGCCCGTCAGGTGCTTGAGAAAGCTCTGGTGTTAAGCCCTGCAGACAGTAATTTACTGTATATGAAAGATTATCTTGATCAGCTCACGGCAAAGTCTGAACCATCTGAAAGAGTGCGAAGCCAAGGTAATGCTACAGCAGTGCCATCAACTGAAAAGCTGCAAAAACCAAACGAAGTTGAAACAGAATCGAAAGTAAAATCTGAAGCAGAAAATAAAATTGACGAAAAAGATTTTCCAAAATCTTTGAATACAGAATCTTCCGGCGAAGCTTTAAAGGTTGAGTAA
- a CDS encoding S-layer homology domain-containing protein: MKRYLIFFTGLLLILSLAGCGKKVKPQSIEDNPAHHYLMGMELIDQGMPDKAFVRFERAVALDDEYAPAIAGKALVYALRAEAESDKKYSASDAERAVDQFDKAVSEARRDKSQKFSVYVTGIRVYSHIASRGWLQRAEDLYHDARLMVKYVIEEDLPYYRQTEALHYFMGKAYFKGGEFRKSEDILGIVLKASPGKWHDKANALYSRAQKILRAMSNYTLTDVAKKIAVKDRVDRADVAALLVDELHLDRLFAGRIPVPDQKKKADFTPADVVHHMFEPEIMTVLKWNVRGLEPGYDEQTRAYLFYPDKPMTRKELSFVLEDVLIKLTGDEAMSTRHMGQSRSLYPDVKATDAWYNAIVTVVNRNLMETGLSGAFRPDDNMDGADLILSLMRLRNIMNIY; encoded by the coding sequence ATGAAAAGATATTTGATATTTTTTACGGGTCTGCTTTTGATTCTCTCCCTTGCGGGATGTGGAAAGAAAGTTAAACCTCAGTCAATTGAGGATAACCCGGCTCATCATTATTTGATGGGTATGGAACTTATTGATCAGGGTATGCCTGATAAAGCTTTTGTACGTTTTGAAAGGGCTGTTGCTCTTGATGACGAGTATGCTCCTGCTATTGCTGGTAAGGCTCTTGTCTATGCACTGCGTGCTGAAGCTGAAAGTGATAAAAAGTACAGCGCGTCTGATGCGGAAAGAGCAGTCGATCAGTTTGATAAAGCTGTGTCTGAAGCGAGGCGTGATAAATCTCAAAAATTCAGTGTCTACGTGACCGGAATCAGGGTCTATAGTCATATTGCTTCTCGCGGCTGGCTGCAAAGAGCTGAAGATCTCTACCATGATGCCAGACTTATGGTTAAGTATGTAATTGAGGAAGACCTGCCTTACTACAGACAGACCGAAGCACTCCATTACTTTATGGGTAAAGCTTACTTCAAAGGCGGAGAATTCCGTAAATCGGAAGATATTCTCGGAATAGTTTTGAAAGCTTCACCCGGCAAGTGGCATGATAAAGCCAACGCACTATACAGCCGTGCTCAAAAGATTCTGCGTGCCATGAGCAATTATACTTTGACTGATGTTGCTAAGAAAATAGCAGTGAAAGACAGAGTTGACAGGGCTGACGTGGCAGCTCTTCTGGTTGATGAGTTGCATCTGGACAGACTTTTTGCCGGACGCATTCCTGTACCTGACCAGAAAAAGAAAGCTGATTTTACTCCTGCTGATGTAGTTCACCATATGTTCGAGCCTGAAATTATGACTGTTCTCAAATGGAATGTCAGAGGTCTTGAACCGGGATATGATGAGCAGACAAGGGCTTATCTTTTTTATCCTGATAAGCCTATGACCCGCAAGGAGCTGTCTTTCGTATTGGAAGATGTGCTGATCAAGCTGACCGGAGATGAGGCCATGTCCACCCGTCATATGGGACAGAGCAGATCTCTCTATCCAGATGTTAAAGCTACTGATGCATGGTACAACGCCATTGTAACTGTTGTTAACAGGAATCTTATGGAAACCGGTCTTTCCGGTGCTTTCCGTCCTGATGACAATATGGATGGGGCGGATCTTATTCTTTCCCTCATGCGTCTGCGCAATATTATGAATATTTATTAG
- a CDS encoding YajQ family cyclic di-GMP-binding protein, giving the protein MPSFDIVSQIDPQEVDNAVNNVLKEIDTRYDFRGVNTELSLNKKTNTISLVTGDDMKIKAVRDMLITHFTRRKVDPRVLDFSKTEATSNGQLKQEIKLKEGIDKDTAKKIVKMIKGTKIKVQAAIQDDQVRVTGKKLDDLQEIISLVSKADYEMPFQFVNMKS; this is encoded by the coding sequence ATGCCGTCATTTGATATTGTAAGCCAGATAGATCCGCAGGAAGTGGATAATGCAGTTAATAATGTTCTTAAGGAAATTGATACACGTTATGATTTCAGGGGTGTAAATACTGAACTTTCTCTGAATAAAAAAACTAATACTATCAGTCTGGTAACCGGTGATGATATGAAAATCAAAGCCGTGCGCGATATGTTGATCACCCACTTTACCAGACGTAAAGTTGATCCCAGAGTTCTCGATTTTTCTAAGACTGAGGCTACCTCTAATGGTCAGCTCAAGCAGGAGATTAAACTGAAGGAAGGGATTGATAAAGATACCGCCAAGAAAATCGTTAAAATGATTAAAGGTACTAAAATTAAAGTTCAAGCGGCGATTCAGGATGATCAGGTCCGTGTTACTGGTAAAAAACTTGATGATTTGCAGGAAATTATTTCACTCGTAAGTAAGGCCGATTATGAAATGCCTTTTCAGTTTGTAAATATGAAAAGCTAG
- the nhaB gene encoding sodium/proton antiporter NhaB, with the protein MTKSMARTFVETFLGHAPMWYKMAILAFLIINPILMVTAGPFITGWVLIAEFIFTLTMALKCYPLPVGGLLAMEAVIIGLTNPETIYHEAHKNFEVILLLIFMVAGIYFMKDFLQFTFTRILVNVRSKKLISLLFCFAGAFLSAFLDALTVTAVIMAVAYGFYSIYHKHVSGEGTKGSHDLHSDLHLKEKNREELQQFRAFLRNLMMHGAVGTALGGVCTLVGEPQNLLIGSEMGWHFIPFIINMLPVTLPVFIVGMLTCLAVEQFKLFGYGAELSGNIRSYLFEEAMRMEEKQGQRGKVKLIVQALVGVWLITALAFHLAAVGIIGLSVIVLLTAFTGIIEESRLGPAFEEALPFTALLVVFFAIVAVIHSQELFTPIISYVLSLKGQNQLMAYYVANGLLSAISDNVFVATVYISETKLHFVHLLDSIPGIGMSGTELMARLTDSHLVRADVIATLPKAAGAQIQAMMHQFDKLAVAINTGTNIPSVATPNGQAAFLFLLTSAVAPVIRLSYGRMVILALPYTITMSLTGLAAVYMFL; encoded by the coding sequence ATGACAAAATCGATGGCAAGAACCTTTGTGGAGACCTTCCTCGGCCATGCGCCGATGTGGTACAAGATGGCCATACTGGCTTTTTTAATCATCAACCCGATCCTCATGGTCACAGCAGGCCCCTTCATAACGGGCTGGGTATTGATCGCCGAATTTATCTTCACCCTCACCATGGCCCTGAAATGCTACCCCCTTCCGGTCGGCGGACTGTTAGCAATGGAAGCGGTTATTATCGGTCTGACTAATCCGGAAACAATTTACCACGAAGCGCATAAGAATTTTGAAGTAATCCTGCTCCTCATCTTTATGGTTGCAGGCATTTATTTTATGAAAGACTTCCTGCAATTCACCTTCACCCGCATTCTTGTTAATGTCCGTTCAAAAAAACTTATCTCGCTCCTTTTCTGTTTTGCCGGAGCGTTCCTGTCGGCCTTCCTTGATGCTCTTACTGTAACAGCGGTTATCATGGCTGTTGCCTATGGATTTTACAGCATCTACCACAAGCATGTATCAGGAGAAGGCACTAAAGGTTCTCATGACCTTCATTCCGACCTTCATTTAAAAGAGAAAAACCGTGAAGAGCTGCAGCAATTCCGGGCATTCCTGCGCAATCTGATGATGCACGGGGCAGTCGGAACCGCACTCGGCGGTGTCTGCACGCTTGTAGGTGAACCTCAGAACCTGCTTATCGGCAGCGAAATGGGATGGCATTTCATTCCATTCATTATCAATATGCTTCCGGTAACACTCCCGGTATTTATTGTAGGGATGCTTACCTGTCTTGCCGTAGAACAGTTTAAACTCTTCGGATACGGGGCAGAGCTTTCCGGTAACATTCGCTCATATCTGTTTGAAGAAGCCATGCGCATGGAAGAAAAGCAGGGCCAGCGCGGAAAAGTAAAGCTTATTGTTCAGGCACTGGTCGGTGTCTGGCTGATTACAGCTTTGGCTTTCCATCTTGCAGCTGTCGGGATTATCGGACTTTCAGTAATTGTTCTTCTCACAGCGTTTACCGGAATAATTGAAGAAAGCAGACTCGGGCCTGCATTTGAAGAGGCATTACCCTTCACAGCTTTGCTGGTGGTTTTCTTTGCTATTGTTGCGGTAATCCACTCTCAGGAGCTATTCACCCCGATCATCAGTTACGTTCTAAGCCTCAAAGGACAGAACCAGCTGATGGCATACTACGTCGCCAACGGACTGCTTTCTGCTATTTCAGACAACGTTTTTGTTGCAACAGTGTACATTTCAGAAACCAAACTTCACTTTGTACACCTGCTCGACTCTATCCCGGGTATCGGCATGAGCGGTACAGAACTCATGGCTCGCCTGACTGATTCTCATCTGGTCAGAGCAGATGTTATTGCAACACTGCCGAAAGCAGCCGGCGCACAGATTCAGGCCATGATGCATCAGTTTGATAAACTCGCTGTTGCAATCAATACCGGAACAAATATCCCATCAGTAGCTACGCCAAACGGACAGGCTGCATTCCTGTTTCTGTTGACCAGTGCAGTCGCCCCTGTAATCAGGCTTTCATACGGAAGAATGGTTATACTGGCCCTGCCCTACACAATTACCATGTCCCTTACCGGACTGGCTGCCGTCTATATGTTTTTATAA
- a CDS encoding acetate--CoA ligase family protein: MFIDSAINFDKIIQLFSSANNEGRDFLFEYEVYNLLANSGAETPPISNLLPRGARLSDEELLSIPGEKTVLKIVSPTIIHKTEVGGVRIVKKEARKIRSAVRSMMYEVPENYASYIERHPDHAPQEYEGLRGEALIKAISRDLKGVLQVQFMPPDSNSFGNELIVGLRRTREFGTVISAGLGGTDTELYARRFRKGQAIVAASIEQVDGHEFFQLFKATISYKKLAGLTRGQRRIVTDEQLIECFDSFIEMGKHFSPSNPDASFIIEELEINPFAFTEYLMVPLDGLCRFSLPESIPAPRPVKKIHNLLHPEYIGIIGVSSTRRNFGRIILENILAAGFDKSKVIIIRDGIEELDGVRCVPDLDALDIKLDLFVVAIAATHVPDLVNNIVRLDCAESVMLIPGGMGETEDSKERAEEVIACINEKHGDGDGGPVFLGANCMGVVSHPGGYDTWFIPEEKLPKNNNLNFQKAALVSQSGAFMLHRSSQCPELSPAYMISMGNQTDLTLGDMVHYFKNSDEVNVIAVYAEGFNDLDGLEFCKAVREAVLNGKEVVFYKAGRTPEGKTATSGHTASLAGDYMVCESCVQQAGAIIARTFQEFQDLFMLAEKLSGKSIAGNRLAAVSGAGFEAVGMADSIQSDDYDMELAAFTEEATSAIRDILQTRKLESLVTIQNPLDITPGADDVIHAQVVEKLLEDPLVDSIVIGLDPLSPVMHTLAEPTLPAFSIEDKNSIAALLIKITAKSKKPVLGVIDGGKLYDPLRDMLMKNNVPVLPVCDRAVAAIALYSKARLHAEIIRITCSGI; the protein is encoded by the coding sequence ATGTTCATAGACAGCGCAATAAATTTCGATAAAATCATCCAGCTTTTCAGTAGTGCAAATAATGAGGGGCGCGATTTTCTATTTGAATATGAAGTTTACAACCTGCTGGCCAACTCCGGTGCAGAGACGCCGCCCATATCTAATCTTCTGCCCCGCGGCGCGCGTTTATCTGATGAAGAACTGCTTTCGATCCCCGGTGAAAAAACGGTTTTAAAAATTGTTTCACCTACAATCATCCACAAAACTGAAGTGGGCGGCGTTCGCATTGTAAAAAAAGAGGCCAGAAAAATTCGCTCAGCTGTACGCAGCATGATGTACGAAGTTCCTGAAAATTACGCTTCGTATATTGAACGCCACCCGGACCATGCTCCGCAGGAGTATGAAGGGTTACGCGGGGAAGCTTTAATTAAAGCCATCAGCCGGGATCTTAAAGGAGTATTACAGGTCCAGTTCATGCCGCCGGATTCAAACTCATTCGGCAATGAACTGATCGTAGGCCTTCGCCGTACCAGAGAATTTGGAACAGTTATCAGTGCAGGACTGGGCGGGACTGACACAGAACTCTACGCCCGGCGTTTCCGCAAAGGACAGGCCATAGTTGCTGCATCCATAGAGCAAGTTGACGGGCATGAATTTTTCCAGCTTTTCAAAGCCACAATCTCATATAAAAAACTGGCCGGACTTACTCGCGGTCAACGCAGAATCGTAACAGATGAACAGCTCATCGAATGCTTTGACTCCTTCATTGAAATGGGCAAACACTTTTCCCCTTCAAACCCCGATGCTTCATTTATTATAGAAGAGCTTGAGATCAACCCTTTTGCCTTCACTGAATATCTTATGGTTCCGCTTGACGGTCTATGCCGCTTCTCCCTGCCCGAAAGTATCCCCGCCCCACGGCCGGTAAAGAAAATTCATAATCTGCTGCACCCCGAATATATCGGAATCATCGGAGTTTCTTCAACCCGTAGAAACTTTGGCCGTATTATCCTTGAAAATATCCTCGCAGCAGGCTTTGACAAATCAAAAGTCATAATCATCCGCGATGGAATTGAAGAACTTGACGGAGTGCGCTGCGTTCCAGACCTTGACGCACTCGACATAAAACTTGATCTTTTTGTTGTGGCAATTGCCGCCACACATGTCCCTGATCTTGTAAATAATATTGTACGACTGGACTGTGCTGAAAGTGTAATGCTCATTCCCGGAGGCATGGGTGAAACCGAAGACAGCAAAGAACGGGCTGAAGAGGTCATTGCCTGCATCAACGAAAAACATGGCGATGGCGACGGCGGACCAGTATTTCTTGGCGCCAACTGCATGGGAGTGGTTTCTCACCCGGGAGGCTATGACACATGGTTCATTCCTGAAGAAAAATTGCCGAAAAATAACAACCTGAATTTCCAGAAAGCTGCGCTTGTAAGCCAAAGCGGAGCATTCATGCTGCACCGCTCCAGCCAATGTCCGGAGCTAAGCCCAGCCTACATGATTTCTATGGGCAACCAGACTGATCTAACACTCGGTGATATGGTTCACTACTTCAAGAATTCAGATGAAGTGAATGTAATTGCCGTGTACGCTGAAGGATTTAATGATCTTGACGGCCTTGAATTCTGCAAAGCAGTGCGTGAAGCTGTTTTAAACGGTAAAGAAGTTGTCTTCTACAAGGCCGGCAGAACACCTGAAGGCAAAACCGCAACAAGCGGTCACACGGCCTCTCTTGCCGGAGACTACATGGTCTGTGAAAGTTGCGTACAGCAGGCAGGAGCCATCATTGCCCGTACTTTTCAAGAATTTCAGGATCTTTTTATGCTCGCTGAAAAGCTTAGCGGCAAATCCATTGCCGGAAACCGCCTCGCTGCTGTCAGTGGAGCAGGGTTTGAAGCAGTGGGCATGGCTGATTCGATTCAGTCAGATGATTACGACATGGAGCTTGCAGCCTTCACCGAAGAAGCAACCTCTGCCATACGTGATATTTTGCAAACCAGAAAACTGGAATCTCTGGTGACCATCCAGAACCCGCTGGATATCACACCCGGCGCTGACGACGTTATCCATGCACAAGTTGTGGAAAAACTGCTTGAAGACCCGCTGGTTGATTCAATTGTAATCGGCCTTGACCCGCTGTCTCCGGTCATGCACACACTTGCCGAGCCGACACTTCCCGCATTTTCCATTGAAGACAAAAACTCTATCGCAGCCCTGCTAATTAAAATTACGGCAAAAAGTAAAAAACCGGTGCTCGGAGTTATCGACGGCGGAAAACTATATGACCCACTGCGCGATATGCTGATGAAAAATAATGTTCCAGTTCTCCCGGTATGCGACCGTGCCGTGGCCGCAATAGCGTTATACTCAAAAGCCCGGCTGCACGCTGAAATTATCCGTATCACCTGCTCTGGAATTTAA